The DNA segment TCTCTGGCTTTTGCTCGGGCGGCCGCAGCGGCAAGTGGTGTAGAACTTTATGAATATCTTGGCGGGTTGGTGGGCAACAAAGATTTTAAACTTCCGATACCGATGATGAATATTGTAAATGGCGGAAAACACGCCGACAGCGGTCTTGATCCCCAGGAATATATGATCATGCCCGTGAAGTTTTCAAATTTTCACGAACGCCTGCGCGCCGGTTCGGAAATTTTTTATACCCTGAAAGATTTGTTAAAGAAAAAAGGATACGAAACCGGAGTGGGGGATGAAGGCGGGTTTGCGCCGCGGTTGCTGTCAAATGAAAAAGCGTTGGATTTGATTGTTGAGGCGATTGGCAAGGCCGGCTATAAAGATAAAGTGAAAATCGGCATGGATGTAGCAGCCTCAAGTTTTTTTGAGAAGAATTATTATCGGCTAAAAATCAACGGCCGCGAAAAAAAGTTAAAAAGTGCCGGACTTTTGGCATGGTATAAAAAATTGCTGGCAAAATATCCGATTGTTTTGGTTGAAGATCCTTTTGCCGAAGACGATTGGGGCGGATTTATGGAGATGACAAAAATTTTTGGCAAAAAAATCATAATTGTCGGCGACGATTTATTGGTGACAAATATTGAAAGGATAAAAATGGCGATTGATAAGAAAGCCGTGAATTCAGTGCTCATCAAGTTAAATCAGATCGGTTCAATCTCCGAAACAATTGCCGCGATTCAGATGACGCAAAAACAAGGTTGGGCGCCGATTGTTTCACATCGTTCGGGTGAAACTGAAGATTCTTTTATTGCCGATCTTGTTGTCGGTCTCGGGGCCCCATACATCAAAACCGGCTCGCTTTCGCGTAGTGAAAGAATTTGCAAATACAATCGGCTGATGTGGATTGAGGATAGATTGAAGTAATTAGTAAATAGTAATTAGTAAATAATAAAAACTCCGCCGAAAATGGCGGAGTTTTGTTTTATGAGATATAATTTAATAAAGGAAGACCCTTCGACAAGCTCAGGGAATAAATTTATTTTGTTTTGCTCATTGTCTTTAAACAATTTGCACAAACTTTTTTTCTTTTCCCGTCAATTTGTTTG comes from the Patescibacteria group bacterium genome and includes:
- the eno gene encoding phosphopyruvate hydratase; protein product: MQKIISIRAREILDSRGNPTVEVELKVEGGMGVASVPSGASTGIYEALELRDGDKKRFGGKGVLKAVRNVNETIASAVVGKTFNQRQLDEFLIELDGTKNKTRLGANAILGVSLAFARAAAAASGVELYEYLGGLVGNKDFKLPIPMMNIVNGGKHADSGLDPQEYMIMPVKFSNFHERLRAGSEIFYTLKDLLKKKGYETGVGDEGGFAPRLLSNEKALDLIVEAIGKAGYKDKVKIGMDVAASSFFEKNYYRLKINGREKKLKSAGLLAWYKKLLAKYPIVLVEDPFAEDDWGGFMEMTKIFGKKIIIVGDDLLVTNIERIKMAIDKKAVNSVLIKLNQIGSISETIAAIQMTQKQGWAPIVSHRSGETEDSFIADLVVGLGAPYIKTGSLSRSERICKYNRLMWIEDRLK